Below is a window of Staphylococcus succinus DNA.
TATTATAAAAATCAGAAATTACTTTTTTCCAACCAATTTCACCGTCAGCCACTTTATCTAGTAACGTTTCCATATTCACAGTAAAATCAACATCGATGATTTCTGGGAAATAATCTTTCACCTGTTCGTGCACGATTTCACCTAATTCAGTAGGCACAAAACGCTTACTTTCATTTTTAACATAGTTTCTCTTTTGGATTGTGTCAATTGTTGGTGCATAAGTAGACGGACGTCCAATTTTTAACTCTTCCATTGTTTTAACCAATCGCGCTTCAGTAAAGCGTGGTGGTGGCTGAGTGTAATGTTGAGATGATTCTATGTTCGTCGCAGTAACCATTTCACCTTCCTCAACATTAGGCAATTTATTTTCATTACCGCCTTCACTATCATCTTTCGTTTCAACATATAATGTCATAAAACCTTTAAATTTAATTGTTTGTCCGTTGGCACGGAACTTAATGTCATTTTGAGTTAAATCTAAAGCAACAGTATCTAAGATTGCAGGTGCCATTTGACTTGCTACAAAGCGTTCCCAAATGAGTTTGTATAATCTGTGTTGATCACGTGTAAGATAATCTTTCATTTCATTTGGTGTACGTAATGTACTTGAAGGTCTAATGGCTTCATGGGCATCTTGATCGCCCTGACCTTTAGCTTTACGATTAGACGTATAATTTTCACCATAAGTCTCTTGTATATAACCTTTAGCTTCTGATTTAGCTTGATCTGAAATTCTCGTTGAGTCAGTACGCATATAAGTGATTAAGCCAACAGTACCTTGTCTTTTTAAATCAATACCTTCATACAATTGTTGTGCCAACATCATGGTTTTACGTGCTTTGAAATTCAACTTACGTGCTGCTTCCTGTTGTAAAGTAGATGTCGTAAAGGGATTAGCAGGATAGCGTGTTTTTTCTTTCTTCGCTACCTTAGTTATTTCAAATTGATCCCCATCTAACTGTGTTGTGATTTTATCAACATCTTCTTTTTTAGTTAATTTATACGGTTTGTTTTTTAAATGAAGGAATTTAGCATTGAATTTTGATTTTTTATATCTAAACTCACCTTCTAATTTCCAATATTCTTCAGGCTTAAAGTTTCTAATTTCATTTTCACGATCAATGACTAGCCTTAATGCAACAGATTGCACACGCCCTGCTGACAAGCCTTTTTTAACTTTTTTCCATAAGACTGGCGAAATGTTATAGCCTACTAAACGGTCGAGCATACGACGCGCTTGTTGTGCATCAACAAGATCCATCTCTATACCTCTTGGATGTTTAAAACTATCTTTCACTGCCTCTTTAGTGATTTCATTAAACACTACTCTATTTTCCGTTGAATCTTCTAAATTTAATATGTTCGCCAAATGCCAAGCAATTGCCTCACCTTCACGGTCAGGGTCACTAGCTAAGAAAACTTTTTTTGCTTTTTTAGCATGTTTTTTAAGTTCTTTTACAACTGGACCTTTGCCGCGTATCGTAATATATTTTGGCTCATAATCATTTTCTACATCTACACCCATTTGGCTACGAGGCAAATCTCTAACATGCCCCATCGATGCGATAACTTTATATTTTTTACCCAAATATTTTTCAATGGTTTTAGCTTTTGCAGGCGATTCAACTATGACTAAATTTTCTGCCAAAGTAGTTACCCCCTTGCATTTCTAATTACAAAGATAAATGATAAACGGTGTATTTTGTTTTTGTCAATGTTTTTAATTTTCATTATCATTTCACCTCATGATTTATCAGTGTCTTAATTACATACAATCATGATTCCCTCAATGTTGGTGCTCACACTTTTTTTATTTTATTTTTCTATGTATATATACATATTTTTAATGAAAGTCATTTATAATATCACTTGGTCTCAAAACGATTTTTGCACCTTCTTGTGCACTCAATAAATTACCCTTTGTCAATTCATTAAACATGGATCCTGGCAAAACATATACTTCTCTATTTTGTTCCAAGGCGCAATGAGTCGTAATACGTGTGCCACTTACTGACTTAGATTCTGTAATTAATATACCTTTGGATAATCCACTAATTAATCTATTTCGTTCGGGAAAATAATATTTTTGTGGCGTTTGATTTGGTAAGTATTCGCTTATCACTAGCCCCTCAACTTCAAGTTGATTTCTGATTCCTTGTGTTTCTTTAGGATAATGATATAAATGTCCAAAACCTAGCACAGCAATAGAAGGCATATCCATACTTAGCGCATATCGGTGCGCTTTATAGTCGGCACCTTTAGCTAAACCTGAAACAATTGTCATGTTTACTTTTTTAAATGAAGGAAAAAGATAGCTTAATGCTTTGTCTGTATATTGAGTAGCATTTCTTGAACCAATGACTGCCAATGTGTTTGGCAATTGTAATATAGATATGTTTCCTTTGTAGAAAAGAATATATGGAGGGTCGTAAATTTCCCGTAGTAATTGAGGGTAATGGGGATGTGTAATCGGTATATAATTGACATGCCACTGTTGCATTTGTAATAAAATTTGTTCAACATTGTAATTTAAAAATTTATTATATATATGCGTTTTACGTCTAACATTCAAAATAGATAAAAACTGTTTGAGTAAATAATGTTGTTCAATTTCATTACACTCTAAGAAATAAGGATAACCTTTTAAAAGTTGTCTTATTTGCTGTGTAGTCAATCCAGAAAAACGTAGTTTTAAATATTGGTATTCTTTCATAAAAAACTCCTTTTACCATTTATTATATAAGGTTAAGAAGCATTTTAAAGTTACGTTAAGACAACATTTTATGTATAAATTTAATGCGGTTTTAAAGAGTAATTATAAATTTAATCGAATAGTAGTTATTGTAACTCTACACTACCGAATATTCATCTAACTATTTAAAACGATTGACTGAAAGCAATATATAATTGCTTGATAGCTATGTTGGCAACTGATTTTCTACTATATGTAAACTAACATTAACGGTTTAAGCTAACCCTATTCCATGATTTTCATAAAAAATACACTTAAAATAGCGCAAACTCCGACATATTTTCGGAATTTGCGCTGCTAGATGCTAAAAATTATTGTTTTACAGTTAATAATTGCTCGTAAATGCCTGCTTCTTTAGCCGCTTCTATTAGTGTTGTACCAATTTCTGACGGCGTATCTGCTGTCTTAACACCACAACTGTTAAGTGTTTTAATTTTTTCTTCGGCAGTACCTTTACCGCCTGAAATAATCGCACCAGCATGGCCCATACGTTTACCAGGAGGTGCTGTTTGACCACCAACAAAACCTACTACTGGTTTTGTCATATTTTCTTTAATCCATTCAGCCGCTTCTTCTTCAGCAGTACCGCCGATTTCTCCAATCATAACTACTGCTTTAGTTTCATCGTCTTCATTGAATTCTTTTAATACATCTATAAAGTTTGTACCATTAACTGGATCTCCACCAATACCTACAGCAGTAGTTTGGCCAATACCTTCTTCAGTTAATTGATGTACAGCTTCATAAGTTAATGTACCTGAACGAGATACTACACCTACATGACCTTTTTTGTGAATGTATCCTGGCATAATTCCAATTTTACATTCGTCAGCAGTAATAACACCTGGACAGTTCGGTCCTACAACACGTGTTTTCTTACCTTCTGAATAACTTTTAACCTTAATCATATCAATAACAGGAATATGTTCTGTAATACAAATCGCTAAATCTAACTCAGCTTCAATACATTCCAAGATTGCATCTGCTGCAAATGGCGCAGGTACATAAATTACAGATACCGTAGCACCTGTTTCTTCTTTAGCCTCTTCTACAGTGTTGAATACTGGCACGCCTTCAACAACTTGTCCACCTTTACCAGGTGTTACCCCAGCAACAATTTGTGTACCATATTCAAGCATTTGTTGTGTATGGAAAAGGGCAGTTGACCCTGTGATACCTTGTACAATTACTTTTGTATTTTTATCAATAAATACGCTCATCTTAGTGCTCCCATCCTTTCCTTACGCTTCTTTAACAAGTTTTACGATTTTTTGTGCGCCTTCTGCCATAGTTGCAGCTGGTTCAATTGCTAATCCTGATTCCTTAAGAATTTCTTTACCTTTTTCCACATTTGTACCTTCTAAACGAACAACAAGTGGTAAAGTCAGTTCTACTTCTTTAACTGCAGCCACAATACCTTCTGCAATAATGTCACACTTCATGATGCCACCAAAGATATTAACAAAAATACCTTTAACATTCTCATCACCTAAGATAATTTTAAATGCTTCTGTGACTTTCTCTTTAGTTGCGCCGCCCCCTACGTCAAGGAAGTTTGCGGGATTTCCACCGAAGTGATTAATCGTATCCATAGTTGCCATAGCTAAACCAGCACCATTAACCATACAACCAATATCTCCATCTAAAGCAATATATGATAAATCATACTTAGAAGCTTCGATTTCTTTTGGATCTTCTTCTTCTAAGTCGCGTAATTCTTGGATATCTTTATGTCTGAATAATGCATTATCATCAAAATTCAATTTCGCATCTAACGCTAAAACGTTACCATCACCTGTAGTAACAAGTGGATTAATTTCAACGATTGAACAATCTTTTTCAATGAATACATTATAAAGTGATACTAAAAACTTAGCTGCTTTATTAATTGATTCTTTAGGAATATTAATATTGAAAGCAATTCTTCTTGCTTGATACGGTGCTAAACCGACAACTGGATCAATTGTTTCTTTGAAAATCTTTTCAGGTGTTTGAGCAGCAACCTCTTCGATTTCTGTTCCACCTTCTTCAGATGCCATCAAAGTCACTTTATCAGTTGCACGATCAATAACAAAACCAACATAATATTCTTTTTGAATATCACAGCCTTCTTCTATGTAAAGGCGTTTAATTTCTTTACCTTCAGGGCCAGTTTGATGCGTTACTAATGTCTTACCAATTAATTCATTTGCATAAGTTTCAACTTCAGAAAGTGATTTAGCTATTTTAACGCCGCCTGCTTTACCTCTACCCCCAGCGTGTATTTGAGCTTTCACTACATATACATCTGAATTTAATTCTTTTGCTTTTTCTACCGCTTCTTCAGCAGTAAATGCTACACGTCCTTCTGGGACAGCAACGCCCATAGAACGAAATATTGCTTTACCTTGATACTCGTGGATATTCATTCTCCATCCTCCTGTTTCTTAGGTTAAGTTCATAATCAATTATAAGAAATGAAAGCGCTATTGTAAACTGATTAAGTACACTTCTTTTAATTCTTTTAATTTACACATTAACTTTTAAGCGATTTAATTGGTTCAAAAGTCTTTCTGTGTTCATTTAAAATGCCGTGCTTTTTAATTCCTTCTAAATGCTGTTGCGTGCCATACCCTACGTTTTTTTCAAAACCATATCCTGGGCATTTAACTGCTAAATTTCGCATATATCTATCTCTATGTTCTTTAGCTAGTACACTCGCTGCAGCAATTGAAATACTTTTTGCATCACCCTTAATTATTGAGGTTTGCGGAATATCCACATTTAATGTCATTGCATCTATAAGTAAGTGTGTCGGTTTAACACTTAATCCTGATATTGCTCTTTCCATAGCAAGCTTAGTCGCTTCGTAAATATTAATTTCATCAATTTCGTCTACCGTGGCATAACCATACGCATAAGCATAAACATCCGCTAATAATTGGCGCTCTAAAATTTCTCTTTTACTAGCAGATAATTGTTTTGAGTCATTAAGCCCTGTAAAATGATGGTCTTCATTTAAAATTACTGCACAAGCTACTACAGGTCCTGCCAAAGGTCCACGTCCTACTTCATCTATGCCACAAATCAAGGATTCACTATCTTGGGCCAATATTTCATTTTCAAAACGTGACATTACTTTATAATTTTCCAATAGTAATTGTTGCTTATCTAATTCTTTTCGTCTACTCACAATCGCACTTTGGACGCCTTTTCTTTCATCATTATTAATAATTAGATTGTCTAATTCTTCCTTGGTTTCTATAGTTTGTAACATAGCCTTTATGTCTTTAATTGTTGGCTTCATAGTGCCCTTACACTTCCATTTCATTTACGATATCAAACGTATATGTGCCTATCTTAGCATTACGCACTTCATGAATAATTAAGTCTATTACTGCTTCATAATCTATTTCATTACCACGTCTCAACATACCTCTTCGACGACCTATTGCATCAAACCACTCAATATTATCTGCTTCTAAAGAGACATCAACATCATAATGTTTTTTTAGCCCTTCATAGTCATGTGCTTTCATAAATTCTAAGCCATATATGGCTACCTCATCTAAATGAACAATACTGTCCTTAATCGCTCCAGTAATACTTAATTTTTTACCAACTAACTGATCTTCAAATTTCGGCCATAAAATACCTGGAGTATCAAGTAATTGTAATGAAGTCCCTACTTTAATCCATTGTTGTTGTTTAGTTACACCAGGTGTGTTCCCTGTTTTAGTAACTGCTTTATTTGCTAATTTATTAATAAGTGTTGATTTCCCAACATTTGGAATGCCTACTATCATTGCTCTAATTGCACGTGGCTTCAATCCTTTGGCTTTCTCTTTTTCGAATTTTTCTTTTGTAGCTTTAATCGCAGCTTGTTCTACTAACTTCAACCCTTTACCATGTTTTGCATCAATTGATACTGGGAAATATCCCTTATCTTTAAAAAATGCTTCCCATTTTTCTAATTCTTTTAAATTAGCCATATCTTTTTTATTTAATATAACTACGCGTGGTTTGCGTTGAATGACTTCATCAATCATAGGATTTCGTGAACTGTAAGGAATACGTGCATCTACAAGTTCAAATACCACGTCAACTTTTTTTAATTGCTCGGAAACCTCTCTTTTTGCTTTAGCCATATGACCTGGATACCATTGAATTACCATTTATATCACCTTTCTTAATTCATTTTTTATTTATGAAACGTCAATTATTTTATATTTATTTACTTAATTCTTATGTGAATTAACAACAGACTATGAAATCATAACACGTTAGCAATATCTACTTAAATATAATAATCACACTATCATCGACTTATCTACAATTTTACAACATTATTCAACAATGCACCTCAATTATCTATAAATACTTAACCTTGCATTTATTAAAATTGATACTTTATAAATAAAATACTTTTGTTATTATAATTACTTATTAATTCTTCAAATACCTGCTTTTTAAATATATGTATGTTTTAATATAAATCAATAGTTATCTTTATCTTATTTAAAGAAAAATCGTTACAATAGGATTATATTTATTACATATAATGGGAGATACTTTTTATGAAGCGCAAGATTCTTTACATATCACTATTTATGTTTCTCGCAATAATCGGTCACAGTTATGTTATATATAGATTCATTTATGATGGCGTCTTATTCACAGGACCAAATGATGGGATGGAACAAATGGTCCCTATCCAAATGTACCTGTATGATAACTGGAGTCATGGTAATTGGTTCTACTCTTCTGACTTTGGTTTAGGCGGTGACTTTTTTACAGATTTAAGTTATTATTTTTCAACTAATATCATATTTATTTTTAACGTCCTAATCATTGTCATGCTTAAGGCTTTTATCCCTATGGATACTTCCGCTGTTATGTTTTGGATGACTAATGCGCTTATCATTTCCATCATTAAATCTACCTTTGCAATGGTTACTACTTTTATTTATGCAAAGTATATATCTTTAAATCGTAAAGTAGCAATGCTTGCCGCGTTTATCTTTGTCATTTCGCCCTTATACTTTAGGTTTACGGTATACTGGCCATTTTTTAGTGATATTTTTATCTGGTTGCCACTATTACTGTGGTCAATTGAACGTTTTTTTAAAAGTGGTAAAATTGGTGTTTTTATTATAGTAGTAACCATATCATTAATTAACAATTTCTACTTTGCCTATTACCAATTATTGACCGGTTTACTTTATTTTATTATTCGCATTATTTTTCGTCATAAGCAAGATATCATCCCAAGAGCAAAAGCTATTTTGACACTTTCGCTATCATCATTACTCGCTTTAGGTAGTAGCTTGTTTATATTTTTTCATGGTATTGAAAGTTATTTAAACAATAGACGTGTTTCATTTAAAGGCGATGTAGATTTCTTAGAACACTTTAATCGAAATACAAATCTTTTTTTTGATAATTATTTAATTGTAATTCTTTTTATTACCATTCAAGCTCTTTTATCTTTTAAATTATACAAACACTATTATTATAAATTATTTGCTTTTCTTACTTTATTTTCTATTTGCGCCAGTTTCTTTCCTTTTATTGATCAGTTATTTAATGGTTTATCGGCACCACAAAAACGTTGGCATTATTTAATCGCTTTTAGCTCAGCAATATTAATCGCACTATATACAAAATATTTTCGTACATTATCCATAAAAAATTATATTTTTTCTACATTAATTGGATTATCTTGTGTATTTATGAGTGCATGGTATTATGATGATTTTGTCGAGTGGATATGGTTTGTGCCAGTGGTAAGTTTAATAGGATTGCTTATTTTACTAGTTAATGAACCTTATGTGCGCGTCAACTTAACACAATTTTTCATTTTATCTATCATGATATTATCAATACTTGTCTCTATTGTATTTATACGCAATCAAATATACTATGAAGATCACATTCGACGTGGTAATGTACGTTACGCGACTGAAAGCCTATACGACTCTCCCCTACAACAACGCCTAGTGAATAAAATGAAGCAACACACAGGAGATGATGAGCGTATAGATTGGAGAGTAAATGACCAAGATAATACGCCTATGTATCAGCATTTTAAAGGTATGAGCTTATACTCTAGTATTTTTGATCATAATATCTTAGATTATTATTACGATGCATTAAAAATTAATATGCAAAATGAATCTGTAAGTATATATCAATCAACAAATGGTCGACAAAATATAGCAAGCTTATTTTCGGTACGCTATTTAATGATTAAAAATTACCAAGATAACATTCCGAGATATTTCAAAAAAATTAAAAGTGATGGACAATACCAAATATATAAAAATACTTTAACCCTTCCTTCTGTACGGATTACTGATAAAGTTTATGATGCTAAGCAATTGAAACACCCTGTAGATAGAGAACATGCAATGATTGATGGTGTTGTGATAAATCATCGCGGGCAATCTTATCCTCATAAAGCCGAGAATTTACTCAATCAGAGTGACATCACATATCATGATATCAATCATAAAAAAGAACACCTTATTCACATTGCTAAATCAAACGGCAGGATTCAAATTCATGTTCCTAAAAAGTTAAGCACCCGTTATAAAGACTTCTATGTAACGCTATTCGTTAAACGTGGGCGTCCCGATAGTAATTTTTCTGTAAATGTTAATGGGTATGTGAACAGTCGTTTGTTTAATAACTCTACTTATCGTACTGGGGTTGATACACAATTGTATAGAACTCAGCCAGATAAAAATGATAATATAAATATTGATCTTGCCCCGGGTGGCGATTACGAAGTAGATATCAAAGCACTACATGGGGTAAACTATCAAAACCTAATCAAAGCACATCATTCAAGTGATTTTGATCATCATTATAAAAATATTAAAAATGGTATTAAAGTTCATTTAGGACAACACAAAAAGGGTATTGCCTCTATAAACACACCTTATAGAAAGGGAATGCATGCATATATTGATGGGAAAAAAGTAAAACCATTTAAAGTTAATTATATGATGACAGGTGTGCCCGTATCAAAAGACAATAAAGAAATTGTAATTCAATATAGACCAAAGTATTGGTATACAATGATTGTTATTTCTAGCATATGTATTGTCGCAAGTGCTATCTGGGTATATTTTAGAAGAAAGAATAATATTTAATACGGCAAATAAATTATCTAAAAAGGAGTTTGTTAGAGATGAGGAATGGCCATGTTTAATAGACTTTGGTCTCACAAAGTTACACGTTTTATTTGTATAGCTTCAATGGGAATAGCAGTTGCCCTACTTTTATTCTCACCCTACATATATCGCTATTTGTCTCAAGGTATTGTCTTTAGCGGTTCTGGAGATGGCTATAGACAAATGATGCCGTTCCAAATGTATTTGTATGAACATTTAAGCCAATTCAAAGGATTTTATGATCAATCTTTTGGCTTAGGTGGCGATTATATTAAAGACCTATCTTATTACTATGCAACATCCCCTATTACTTTTATAAATTTTATTTTTGTGTGGATTTCAGATGTTGTATTTAATAGCAATCCTCATTCAATTGCATTTTGGGCAAGCAATCAATTAATTGTTTCATTTTTCAAGAGTGTAGCAACATTTATAATTGCTTTTTATTATTTTAGATATTTAAAATTAAAAGGTGGCATTGTTTTACTTGCCTCCCTATTATACGGCGCTTCAACTACAGTAATCTCCTTTAATTTTACATGGTCTTACTATGGGGATTTACTTATTTTCTTACCATTATCTTTATGGGCAATTGAACGTTTTAATAGAGAGAAAAAAATCGGATTGTTTATTTTTGCAATTGCATTAACACTATTTTCAAATTTCTATTTTAGTTATTATGAGGCTATCGTCCTTTTTGCTTATTACATATATAGAATCGTATATCCACATCCAAAAGATATTGCGACAAGAAAACAAAAGCTATGGGTGATACCTGTAGCAGCAGCATTAAGTTTATTGGTAAGTATATGGGGATTCTATACTGGTGTTTCTTCATTTTTACATAATGACAGAGTCAGCAATCCTCACTTTAAAATACCTTTATTCACTGATTTTGCACGTCAAAAACATTTTTTCACAAATGGTTTTTATATAACAGTTTCTATTATTGCTTTACAGGCTTTATTATCATTCAAATTATATCGTCATTATTATTACAAATTATTTGCGATTGCAACCTGGGTAATGCTTATCGGTTCTTTAACGCCATATTTTGATAGTATGTTTAATGGATTTTCGACTCCAGAACGTCGTTGGGTATACATTTTCGCACTAACAACAGCTGGATTAATCGCTCTATATATTCAACACATCTCTGAATTGACATTTTACACTTACGTCAAAACCGCTGTCCCATCAATACTCATCATGTTAGTAATGACGCTAATTGTTAAAAATGAGAAAATGACTTGGATGGTCGTGTGTCTCATTATCATGGTTTATCTCGGTATATTATTATACAATAAGAAGCTTTTCAACAAGCGTTGGTTCCCTATACTATTGGTATTGTTTATTATTCAACAAGGGCTAATTCTTTCAAATCATCATACGAATAATGTAAAGGGATATGAATCTACATTATCTGCAATAAAGGATTCATCCTATAAAAGTCCAAACCTAGCTAAAAAAATTAAAGATATCACTCAACGACGTGACAAAGATCCCTTTAGTAGAATCGACTATATGTCAAAATATGGACTAAACTCACCAATGATTTATCATTTTAATGGCATTGCCCTTTACTCTAGTATTTTCGATGGTGAAATACTAAAATATTATGACCAAACACTACAAATCAATATGCCAATAGATAAAAATAGTACCTACAGGTTGTTTAATAATCGAGCAAATTTAATGGCTTTGTGGGATGTGAATGACCGAATACGTCGTCCTCAAGATTTAAATATGACATATGGCTTTGAGTCTGAGGATGTTATCAAGCATGCAGATAATGAATTCTTTATTCATTCAACGAATCAAACTCCTTATCCAAGTGCACACATCACAGATAAAGTTTATAGTTCAAAGCAACTTAAATCACCTATGGATCAAGAACAAGCTATGTTACAAGGCGTTGTTTTTAACGGTCAAAATACACAGGCCAATAGTGATTTCAAGCCAAATGAAAACCTATTAAGTCATAGTTCTAGTTCATTAAAAGGTGCACACCGTGATGATAAAAATAATTTAATCGTTACTAATGATAATGGTGGCATAACATATCATTTGCCCCCTTCTCTTGCATACAAATATAAAGATATGTATGTCGAAATGGATGTCGAACTTTTATCACCAGATAAAGCGCACAGCGTGAGCTTAAACGACTATACACAACAACGTAATGAATTATCATATAAATATCGTCGTTTTGTTTCACCTGTTACCATGCGTGTTAAAGCAAACGAAGATTTGAACATCAAACTGCCTAAAGGTAAATATCGCTTTAATATCAAGGGGATTTATGGCGAAGATTATCATACACTCAAGCAAGCATCTAAAGATTTAGACGAAGTGAAAGTTGCAAAACAACGTAACGGTTACAACATAAAAAAAGACATTGAAGATAATGGGTATCTTGTTTTACCAATACCATATCGTGACGGCATGCATGCAAATGTTGATGGAAAAGCTGTTTCTGTCAAAAAAGGTAATGGTATCATGACTGTCATCCCAGTCAAAAAGGGTCAGGAAAATATAGAATTAAGATACACACCACCTTACTTATATATATTAATCACGCTCAGTATCATAGGCATAATATTAAGCATCGTCTTCGCAAAATTCATTAAATCTAAATAATTTTCAAATTTATGATAAATATTCATATAAACGACTTACATGTAGTATACCTAGTAAAATCGTCATTTCACTAGATATACTGATACTTATTTTTTAACAGCGTGAGCTTATAATATGAGTTCGAACGAAATATGTGCACAAAAAAAACGGTTCCTAAATTAGGAACCGTTTTTTCATGCTTATTATGCTGATTAACGAATTTCTTTAATTCTAGCAGCTTTACCACGTAATTCACGTAGGTAGTATAATTTAGCACGACGGACTTTACCGCGACGTTTAACTTCGATTGTTTCGATTTTTGGAGTGTGTAATGGGAATGTACGTTCCACACCAACACCTGAAGAAATCTTACGAACAGTGAAAGTTTCTGAGATACCTCCACCACGGCGTTTGATAACTACACCTTCGAATACTTGGATACGTTCGCGAGTACCTTCAATAATACGTACGTGAACTCTTAAAGTGTCACCTGGACGGAATGAAGGTATATCTGTGCGTAATTGCGATTGAGTTACTGCTTCAATTAATTTGTGATTGCTCATTATTTTTCTCTCCTTCAACCTATGTTCTTACCTTGACAAAATATAGCAGCGGACCATAGTGATTTTCGTGTGTCGCACACTTAAAATATATTAGCACACTGTCAGTCTTTTTTCAATTGATTTTTATATCTTTCTATTATATCTTTATCCTTATCCGTTAAAGTATAAGACTCTAATAAATCAGGACGTTTTTCAAATGTGCGTAAGATTTTTTGCTCGTGACGCCATGTTTCTATGTGTGCATGATTACCAGATAGCAATACATCAGGTACACCCATATCTTTATAATTGCGTGGACGTGTATACTGAGGGAACTCTAACAGTCCATCTTGAAATGAGTCATCTTCATGGGATTGTTGATTACCTAAAACGCCCGGTAATAGTCTAACTACAGCGTCTGTCATAACCATTGCTGGTAACTCACCGCCTGTTAGCACATAATCTCCCATTGATATTTCATCAGTAACCAAATGTTCTCTTATTCTTTCATCGTAACCCTCATAATGTCCACAAATAAATACCAAATGCTCTGATTCGCTCAATTCTTGTGCGATTTGTTGACTAAACGGTCGCCCTTGAGGACACATTAAGATGACGCGTGTGTCCTCTGTGTGTTCAATACTATCCATAGCATTGAACACAGGCTCCGGCTTCAATACCATCCCTTGCCCTCCACCAAATGGATAATCATCTACTTGGTTATGTTTGTTCTCAGCAAAATGTCTAAAATTCACGGTATTAACGTCTAACA
It encodes the following:
- the trmD gene encoding tRNA (guanosine(37)-N1)-methyltransferase TrmD, giving the protein MKIDYLTLFPEMFDGVLNHSILKRAQEKGMLDVNTVNFRHFAENKHNQVDDYPFGGGQGMVLKPEPVFNAMDSIEHTEDTRVILMCPQGRPFSQQIAQELSESEHLVFICGHYEGYDERIREHLVTDEISMGDYVLTGGELPAMVMTDAVVRLLPGVLGNQQSHEDDSFQDGLLEFPQYTRPRNYKDMGVPDVLLSGNHAHIETWRHEQKILRTFEKRPDLLESYTLTDKDKDIIERYKNQLKKD